The proteins below are encoded in one region of Nitrosomonas ureae:
- the truB gene encoding tRNA pseudouridine(55) synthase TruB, protein MIKSRKRNISGVLLLDKPYGISSNKALQTAKQLFFAAKCGHTGTLDPMATGLLSICFGEATKFSSVLLGANKTYEATLRLGFMSTTGDAEGIISPVAATAQNPTLAECQKTLSQFIGKIKQIPPMFSALKHHGKPLYCYARKGEIIERQAREITIYDIQIQSLHYNELQLSIQCSTGTYIRVLAEDIGKAMGCGGAYLTGLRRTAIDRFNLSQTYTLSALENMSASERDNSLLPIDYLLQDYPSITLDRLSALQIQQGRNILCPSSMHGIIKNGRQVRLYTEQDQFLGLGEITIEQTIAVKRLLSDSYLLEYTAQSFSS, encoded by the coding sequence TTGATTAAGTCAAGAAAACGTAATATCAGTGGCGTTTTATTATTGGATAAGCCTTATGGAATTTCTTCCAATAAGGCATTACAGACTGCAAAACAATTGTTCTTTGCCGCCAAATGTGGGCATACCGGTACGCTGGATCCTATGGCCACCGGATTACTGTCGATTTGTTTTGGCGAAGCTACAAAATTCTCATCAGTGCTGTTGGGAGCCAATAAAACCTATGAAGCAACATTGAGGCTCGGTTTTATGAGCACTACCGGTGATGCGGAAGGCATAATCAGCCCGGTTGCGGCCACTGCTCAAAACCCGACACTCGCAGAGTGTCAGAAAACACTGTCACAATTTATCGGAAAAATCAAACAAATCCCTCCCATGTTCAGCGCGCTCAAACATCATGGCAAACCACTTTATTGTTATGCCAGAAAGGGGGAAATCATTGAACGTCAAGCACGCGAAATAACCATCTATGACATTCAAATTCAATCCCTCCACTATAATGAACTGCAATTAAGCATTCAATGTAGTACCGGCACTTACATCCGAGTGCTCGCTGAAGACATTGGCAAAGCAATGGGATGCGGCGGCGCTTATTTGACTGGTTTACGACGTACTGCAATTGATCGTTTTAATTTATCACAAACCTATACCTTATCCGCACTTGAAAATATGAGCGCATCCGAACGCGACAATTCTTTATTACCCATTGATTATCTGCTACAGGATTACCCTTCAATTACTCTGGATCGATTGAGTGCATTACAAATTCAGCAGGGACGCAATATTTTATGCCCATCAAGCATGCATGGAATTATCAAGAACGGAAGGCAGGTTCGATTGTATACCGAGCAAGATCAGTTCTTGGGATTGGGTGAGATCACAATAGAACAAACTATTGCAGTAAAAAGATTGCTTTCAGACTCCTATTTACTGGAATACACCGCACAGAGTTTCTCCAGTTAA
- the nusA gene encoding transcription termination factor NusA has product MSREILLLVDALAREKSVEKEIVFTALELALSSATKKRFQEDIETRISIDRETGDHQSFRRWLVVNDDSVEDSARQVALSDAIKIDTNIQLGDHLEKPLEPIEFGRIGAQAAKQVIFQKIREAEREQTLNDFLEREDYLINGTIKRMERGNAIIESGKIEAELPRDQMIPKENLRVGDRVRAYLYKVDRAARGPQLKLSRISPEFLMKLFELEVPEIEEGLLEIKAAARDSGSRAKIAVKSNDQRIDPIGTCVGMRGSRVQAVISELAGERVDIVLWSDDPATFIINALAPAEISSIMVDEEKHSMDIVVDDDNLAQAIGRGGQNVRLASELTGWELNIMTIEESKTKHEQETSQICQLFMQKLDVDAEIAEILMQEGFVSLEEVAYIPLNEMLEIESLDEETVNEIRNRARNVLLTDAIANEEKVEHVAEDLLSIEGMDINIIRELAAKGIITQSDLADLAADDLVEMTGIDIELANQLIIKARAPWFT; this is encoded by the coding sequence ATGAGCCGCGAAATTTTACTGTTAGTTGATGCATTAGCGCGTGAAAAATCAGTTGAAAAAGAAATTGTTTTCACGGCTTTGGAGCTTGCATTATCATCCGCCACCAAGAAACGGTTTCAAGAGGATATTGAAACACGCATTTCTATTGATAGAGAAACAGGAGATCATCAATCTTTCCGTCGTTGGCTGGTTGTAAACGACGATTCCGTGGAAGATTCAGCACGCCAAGTGGCTTTAAGTGATGCAATAAAAATTGATACTAATATCCAACTAGGCGATCATCTTGAAAAACCCCTGGAACCCATAGAATTCGGGCGCATCGGAGCACAAGCAGCAAAACAAGTAATTTTCCAGAAAATACGTGAAGCAGAGCGTGAGCAAACTTTGAATGATTTTCTTGAACGAGAAGATTATTTAATTAACGGCACGATTAAGCGCATGGAGCGCGGCAATGCCATTATTGAATCTGGGAAAATTGAAGCGGAATTGCCACGCGACCAGATGATACCCAAAGAAAACTTGCGCGTCGGTGATCGCGTGCGTGCTTATTTATACAAAGTTGATCGTGCGGCTAGGGGACCGCAACTAAAACTTTCACGCATCTCCCCTGAATTTCTAATGAAGTTATTTGAATTAGAAGTCCCAGAGATTGAAGAAGGGCTATTGGAAATTAAAGCAGCTGCCCGGGATTCAGGGTCACGCGCCAAGATCGCCGTTAAATCGAACGATCAACGCATTGACCCGATTGGAACCTGTGTAGGTATGCGCGGATCCCGTGTGCAAGCTGTGATTAGCGAGTTGGCGGGCGAGCGTGTTGATATCGTTTTGTGGTCTGACGACCCCGCCACTTTTATTATTAATGCACTGGCACCTGCAGAAATCAGCAGCATCATGGTTGACGAAGAAAAACACAGCATGGATATTGTAGTCGATGATGATAATCTCGCACAGGCTATTGGTCGAGGCGGGCAAAATGTACGTTTAGCCTCCGAGCTAACAGGCTGGGAGCTCAATATCATGACCATTGAAGAATCTAAAACCAAGCATGAACAGGAAACATCACAAATCTGTCAACTTTTTATGCAAAAATTGGATGTTGATGCAGAAATCGCAGAAATACTTATGCAGGAAGGCTTTGTTTCTCTTGAAGAAGTAGCCTATATCCCATTAAATGAGATGCTGGAAATCGAATCATTAGACGAAGAAACAGTCAATGAGATAAGAAATCGGGCGCGCAATGTATTATTGACAGATGCCATTGCTAATGAAGAAAAAGTCGAGCATGTTGCTGAAGATTTGCTTTCAATCGAAGGAATGGATATCAATATTATTCGAGAATTAGCAGCAAAGGGTATCATTACCCAATCTGATTTGGCTGATTTAGCTGCCGATGACTTGGTTGAGATGACCGGTATTGATATTGAACTTGCAAATCAATTGATTATTAAAGCACGTGCACCCTGGTTTACTTAA
- the rimO gene encoding 30S ribosomal protein S12 methylthiotransferase RimO codes for MSAGKQFPQKVGFVSLGCPKALVDSEQILTQLRAEGYEISASYQDADLVVVNTCGFIDSAVEESLDAIGEALAENGKVIVTGCLGAKEDGDVVKKAHPQVLAVTGPHALPEVMSAIHTHLPQPHDPYTSLIPPHGIRLTPKHYAYVKISEGCNHRCTFCIIPSMRGDLVSRPIHQVMQEAEHLVNAGVKELLIISQDTSAYGVDVKYRTGFWQGRPVKTRLTELAYALGSLGVWIRLHYVYPYPHVDAVIPLMAEGKILPYLDVPFQHANPRILKMMKRPASAENNLARIQQWREICPDITLRSTFIVGFPGETEAEFEDLLAFLQEAQLDRVGCFTYSPVEGATANQLSDHIPEAIKQERRARFMQQQEEISRQRLAAKVGHTMTVMIDELTESQVIARSSADAPDIDGVVYVENAGHLQPGELIDVQISGSDAHDLFAVMLNRDPSQQGGFPNSEMH; via the coding sequence ATGTCAGCAGGCAAGCAGTTTCCGCAAAAAGTTGGTTTTGTCTCTCTGGGGTGTCCCAAGGCCTTGGTCGATTCAGAACAAATATTGACCCAGTTGCGGGCGGAAGGTTATGAAATATCGGCTTCATATCAAGATGCGGACTTGGTCGTGGTCAATACCTGCGGGTTTATTGATAGCGCCGTTGAAGAGTCATTGGATGCCATTGGCGAAGCTTTGGCAGAGAATGGTAAGGTGATCGTGACAGGTTGTCTTGGTGCCAAGGAAGATGGGGACGTCGTCAAAAAAGCTCATCCGCAAGTGCTGGCGGTTACCGGACCGCATGCGCTGCCGGAAGTCATGTCCGCGATTCATACGCATTTGCCACAACCTCATGATCCCTATACTAGCCTGATACCTCCGCACGGAATACGGTTAACACCGAAACATTATGCGTATGTGAAAATTTCTGAAGGCTGTAATCATCGGTGTACGTTTTGTATTATTCCATCAATGCGTGGCGATTTGGTGAGCCGTCCGATTCACCAAGTGATGCAGGAAGCCGAACACTTGGTGAATGCCGGGGTAAAAGAGCTGTTGATTATTTCACAGGATACCAGCGCGTACGGTGTTGATGTGAAATACCGTACCGGTTTTTGGCAGGGAAGGCCGGTGAAAACCCGCCTGACCGAACTTGCGTATGCTTTGGGGTCGTTGGGAGTATGGATAAGGTTGCATTATGTTTATCCCTATCCGCATGTGGATGCAGTCATTCCGCTTATGGCTGAAGGCAAGATATTGCCCTACTTGGACGTGCCATTTCAGCATGCAAATCCGCGCATTCTCAAAATGATGAAACGGCCCGCAAGTGCCGAGAATAATTTGGCTCGAATTCAACAATGGCGGGAAATTTGCCCTGATATTACATTGCGAAGCACCTTCATTGTTGGTTTCCCGGGTGAGACCGAGGCGGAATTTGAAGATCTTCTGGCTTTTTTACAGGAAGCGCAATTAGACCGCGTAGGCTGCTTTACGTACTCTCCTGTTGAGGGTGCTACTGCCAATCAGTTGTCTGACCATATTCCCGAGGCAATCAAACAAGAGCGTCGCGCCCGTTTCATGCAGCAGCAGGAAGAAATCAGCCGCCAACGATTGGCTGCGAAAGTAGGTCATACAATGACGGTTATGATTGACGAATTAACTGAGAGTCAAGTGATTGCACGAAGTAGTGCGGATGCGCCGGATATTGATGGAGTGGTTTATGTGGAAAATGCTGGACACTTGCAGCCGGGTGAGCTCATCGACGTGCAAATTTCTGGATCGGATGCGCATGATTTATTTGCTGTCATGCTAAATCGAGATCCTTCGCAACAGGGTGGTTTTCCGAATTCAGAAATGCATTGA
- the acs gene encoding acetate--CoA ligase, translating into MPTIESILNETRVFSPAKEFSTKANIPSFEAYQALCAEAEEDYLSFWAKRAQEQIAWHKPFTQVLNDQMAPFFQWFGDGELNVSYNCLDRHLETQADKVAIIFESDDGEITHSTYRDLHQRVCKLANALRSNNINKGDRVIIYMPMRIEAVVAMQACARIGAIHSVVFGGFSAKSLHERIQDAGAVAVITADEQVRGGKRNPLKSIVDEALNKVDAISVRLVVIYQRTGAAIRFDPVRDVWWHELTENASLQCEPEWVGAEHPLFTLYTSGSTGKPKGVQHSSAGYLLGTKQSMQWIFDYKPTDVFWCTADVGWITGHSYVAYGPLAMGATQVIFEGIPTYPNAGRFWDIIQKHKVTTFYTAPTAIRSLIKLGADLPEQYELSSLRLLGSVGEPINPEAWMWFYEKVGRSRCPIVDTWWQTETGSHMIAPAPGAIALKPGSCTFPLPGIFAAIVDEAGHDVENGKGGFLVIKKPFPSQIRALWGDPERFKETYFPEDMGGKYYLAGDSAYRDMEGYFWIMGRTDDVLNVSGHRLGTMEIESVLVAHPSVAEAAVVGKPHEIKGEAVIAFVVLKGQYPHAEEITQITHTLREWVAKEIGPIAKPDEIRFGENLPKTRSGKIMRRLLRSLAKGEEITQDVSTLENPAILEQLKYPAQ; encoded by the coding sequence ATGCCGACCATTGAATCAATATTAAACGAAACTCGAGTTTTTTCACCTGCGAAAGAATTTTCCACCAAAGCCAACATACCCAGCTTTGAAGCATATCAAGCTTTATGTGCGGAAGCGGAGGAGGATTATCTGAGTTTCTGGGCAAAACGGGCACAAGAACAGATCGCATGGCATAAACCTTTTACGCAAGTGCTGAATGATCAGATGGCTCCCTTTTTTCAGTGGTTCGGTGACGGTGAGTTAAACGTTTCTTATAATTGTCTTGATCGGCATCTGGAGACACAAGCCGATAAGGTTGCTATCATTTTTGAGTCCGATGACGGAGAAATAACACACTCAACGTACCGCGATCTTCACCAACGTGTTTGTAAGCTTGCTAATGCACTGAGATCAAATAACATTAACAAAGGCGATCGAGTCATCATTTACATGCCGATGCGTATTGAAGCGGTTGTTGCAATGCAGGCCTGCGCACGTATTGGTGCAATTCACTCAGTGGTATTTGGCGGGTTCTCAGCCAAAAGCTTGCATGAGCGCATCCAAGATGCGGGTGCAGTAGCAGTTATCACGGCCGATGAACAGGTGCGCGGGGGTAAACGCAATCCGCTCAAATCAATTGTTGATGAAGCCTTGAATAAGGTTGACGCGATTTCCGTACGATTGGTCGTGATTTATCAACGCACGGGCGCCGCTATTCGATTTGATCCCGTACGTGATGTTTGGTGGCATGAGCTTACGGAAAATGCCAGCCTCCAATGTGAGCCTGAATGGGTGGGCGCTGAACACCCATTATTTACACTTTATACTTCGGGATCCACGGGTAAACCTAAAGGGGTTCAGCATTCCAGCGCGGGCTATTTGCTTGGAACCAAACAAAGTATGCAATGGATTTTTGACTACAAGCCTACCGATGTGTTTTGGTGTACCGCGGATGTCGGCTGGATTACCGGTCACAGTTATGTGGCTTATGGACCTCTTGCGATGGGAGCTACCCAAGTAATTTTTGAAGGAATACCGACTTATCCTAATGCCGGGCGTTTTTGGGACATTATACAAAAGCACAAAGTTACGACATTTTACACGGCACCCACCGCAATTCGCTCATTGATTAAGCTCGGTGCGGATTTGCCAGAACAATACGAGCTTTCATCATTGCGATTGCTGGGCTCTGTAGGTGAACCAATTAATCCTGAGGCCTGGATGTGGTTTTATGAAAAAGTAGGCCGATCACGATGTCCGATCGTTGATACTTGGTGGCAAACGGAAACCGGCAGCCATATGATTGCACCGGCTCCGGGTGCAATTGCGCTCAAGCCGGGTTCATGTACTTTTCCTTTGCCGGGAATTTTTGCGGCGATAGTCGATGAAGCTGGGCATGATGTCGAAAACGGTAAGGGCGGTTTTCTGGTAATCAAAAAACCATTTCCCTCACAGATTCGTGCCCTGTGGGGTGATCCCGAGCGCTTCAAAGAGACTTATTTTCCAGAGGATATGGGTGGCAAGTATTATTTGGCAGGTGATTCCGCATATCGTGATATGGAGGGTTATTTTTGGATCATGGGTCGTACCGACGATGTGCTGAACGTATCCGGGCACAGGTTGGGAACGATGGAAATTGAATCGGTGCTGGTGGCGCATCCCTCGGTTGCAGAGGCTGCCGTGGTTGGTAAACCCCATGAGATAAAGGGAGAAGCTGTGATAGCTTTTGTGGTGCTAAAAGGCCAGTATCCACATGCAGAGGAAATTACGCAAATCACTCATACATTGCGTGAGTGGGTGGCGAAAGAGATTGGCCCTATTGCCAAGCCTGATGAAATTCGTTTTGGAGAAAATCTACCGAAAACCCGATCCGGAAAAATTATGCGCCGACTATTGCGCAGCCTTGCCAAAGGTGAAGAAATCACCCAGGATGTTTCCACGCTGGAGAATCCGGCTATCCTTGAACAATTAAAATATCCAGCACAATAG
- a CDS encoding MBL fold metallo-hydrolase, whose translation MSLPLITDYEYGISAIDAQFHRPRRAAIHLIVEKGVAALVDTGTSFSVPGVVATLKQKNIAVEDVAYVILTHIHLDHAGGASQCMQFFPNAKLVVHPRGASHMANPIRLVAGAMSVYGEAEFKRVYGEIVPINIERIMEAPDESRINLNGRSLLFLDTPGHARHHNCIYDECSQSFFTGDTFGVSYREFDVNGREFVFPTTSPVQFDPVAAHTSIDRIISYKPRYAYLTHYSRIGNLEYHAQSLHDLIDAHVAIAQRAKDNGGERQSIISRALRNLLLQKLAEHGCQLPPNEINELLNTDIRLNAQGLIHWLDQPPDRFKQL comes from the coding sequence ATGTCATTGCCTCTTATTACCGATTATGAATATGGCATTAGTGCCATTGATGCACAATTTCACCGTCCTAGACGAGCAGCGATACACTTGATTGTCGAGAAAGGGGTGGCCGCCCTGGTGGATACCGGTACATCCTTTTCCGTTCCGGGTGTAGTTGCAACGCTCAAGCAAAAGAATATTGCTGTTGAAGACGTGGCCTATGTGATTTTGACGCATATTCATCTTGATCATGCCGGCGGCGCAAGCCAGTGTATGCAATTTTTCCCGAATGCCAAACTGGTTGTTCATCCTCGTGGCGCGAGCCATATGGCAAATCCGATACGACTTGTTGCCGGTGCAATGAGTGTTTATGGAGAAGCCGAATTCAAACGTGTATATGGTGAAATTGTTCCGATTAATATCGAGCGTATCATGGAAGCGCCTGACGAAAGCCGCATTAATCTTAATGGGCGTTCGCTATTGTTTCTTGATACGCCTGGTCATGCGCGTCACCATAACTGCATCTATGATGAGTGTAGTCAGTCTTTTTTTACGGGTGATACTTTTGGAGTTTCGTATCGTGAGTTCGATGTCAATGGTAGAGAATTTGTCTTTCCGACCACTTCGCCCGTTCAATTTGATCCTGTTGCGGCACATACTTCAATCGACCGCATCATAAGTTATAAACCACGCTATGCGTATTTGACACACTATAGTCGGATTGGCAATTTAGAATATCATGCGCAATCCCTGCATGATCTGATTGATGCGCACGTTGCGATTGCGCAACGCGCAAAAGATAATGGGGGTGAGAGACAGTCAATCATTTCCAGGGCGTTAAGAAATTTGCTTTTGCAAAAATTGGCAGAACACGGTTGTCAATTGCCGCCAAATGAAATAAATGAGCTCTTGAACACGGATATTCGTCTGAATGCACAAGGATTGATTCATTGGCTTGATCAACCACCTGATCGATTTAAGCAATTATGA
- the rimP gene encoding ribosome maturation factor RimP produces MALEELLESTLHGLGYELVEVERSAHNKLLRIFVDKAEGICIDDCVTISNHLSRLLAVENIDYGRLEVSSPGLDRPLRREADFLRFRGETIKLKLRIPLEGQKNFVGILREVDNGIIKLEIEGKLLDLELSNVGKARLVPRL; encoded by the coding sequence ATGGCACTGGAAGAATTACTGGAATCAACTCTGCATGGTTTGGGTTATGAGTTGGTCGAGGTGGAACGATCAGCACACAACAAATTGCTAAGAATATTTGTAGATAAGGCAGAGGGTATTTGCATTGACGATTGCGTGACAATCAGTAACCACTTGAGCCGATTACTAGCAGTCGAAAATATTGATTATGGTCGATTAGAGGTTTCATCACCAGGATTAGATAGACCTTTACGAAGAGAAGCGGATTTTCTTCGGTTTAGAGGAGAAACAATAAAATTAAAGTTGCGCATCCCTTTAGAGGGTCAAAAAAATTTTGTAGGGATTTTACGAGAAGTGGATAATGGCATAATAAAACTTGAAATCGAAGGAAAGTTATTAGACCTTGAATTAAGTAACGTTGGAAAAGCTCGTTTGGTTCCAAGATTGTAG
- the rbfA gene encoding 30S ribosome-binding factor RbfA has product MPKDFSRSLRIADQIQRELADLIQNEIKDPRIKQITITAVEVTRDYSHAKVFYTTLVHQDENFLIEKGLEHAKGFLRSNLSHRMKLRLVPQLHFIYDESVERGFRLSKLIDEAIAQDQAIHQTDSDK; this is encoded by the coding sequence ATGCCCAAAGATTTTTCCCGTAGTTTACGTATCGCTGATCAGATACAACGCGAATTAGCGGACTTAATACAGAATGAAATCAAGGATCCGCGAATTAAACAAATTACCATCACCGCTGTCGAGGTAACGCGTGACTATAGTCACGCCAAGGTTTTTTACACTACGCTAGTGCATCAGGATGAAAATTTTCTGATAGAGAAAGGCTTGGAGCACGCTAAAGGTTTTTTACGCTCAAATTTATCTCACCGCATGAAATTGCGCCTTGTACCCCAACTCCATTTTATTTATGATGAGTCAGTTGAACGTGGTTTTCGCTTGTCAAAATTAATCGACGAAGCCATTGCCCAAGATCAGGCAATCCATCAAACAGATTCAGATAAATAA
- the infB gene encoding translation initiation factor IF-2, which translates to MAQMSVEQFANELGLLPAVLLEQLKAAGVKKMLAEDSLTEQDKALLLDYLRKTHGTTETKSKVTLTRRQTSEIRKSDSTGRARTIQVEVRKRRVLTKPMMIGDADAIPATASKSADVTKQAATGSIIDEDQLALRNEEARKQAELMARQAEEVRQKRERKSTEATDHAQKKATKAEIITETNSATINPQPSETTQPITDAHLSTAKNNEIEQPGNIDSQSSPTGGTLHKPIVKAEEKTDKKKKQAKQVIWKDENTKKRGVKTHGDLTGGQGWRTRRDKHSKPVHAEEQNIHGFFAPTEPIVRDIMVPETISVGALAQKMSVKAADVIKVLMKMGSMVTINQMLDQDTAMIVVEEMGHTAKYAEMDNPETFLADRESSITEAELVARAPVVTVMGHVDHGKTSLLDYIRRTRVAGGEAGGITQHIGAYHVETDHGMITFLDTPGHEAFTAMRARGTKITDIVILVVAADDGVMPQTIEAIHHAKAAKLPIIVAINKIDKPDANAERIRQELIAHEVLPEEWGGDTMFVEVSAKTGQGIDTLLETILLQAEVLELKAPINTPAKGVVIESRLDKGRGPVATILVQSGMLKRGDALLAGAVFGKVRAMNDENGKAIKQAGTSIPVEIQGLSEVPEAGETVLALDDERKAREIALFRQGKYRDVKLAKQQAAKLENVFDQQEDVKILSLIIKADVQGSCGALAYALQKLATDEVKVNIIHSAVGAIIESDVNLSLASKAVIIGFNVRADAGARKLIASNGVDVRYYNIIYEAVEEIKAALSGLMSPERKESILGLIDIREIYRIPKVGAVAGCYVLDGIVKRNSLVRVLRDGLVIHSCELDSLKRFKDDVKEVREGFECGLSLKNFNDIQVGDQLEVYEIVETARFL; encoded by the coding sequence ATGGCTCAAATGAGTGTGGAACAATTTGCGAATGAACTGGGTTTGCTACCGGCAGTACTGCTGGAGCAACTTAAAGCTGCCGGTGTAAAAAAGATGCTGGCGGAAGACAGTTTAACTGAGCAAGATAAAGCTCTATTACTTGATTATCTTAGGAAAACCCATGGCACGACTGAGACCAAAAGCAAAGTTACTCTAACACGCCGACAAACCTCGGAGATTCGGAAATCTGACAGTACCGGCCGAGCACGGACCATTCAAGTAGAAGTCAGAAAAAGACGCGTACTGACAAAACCAATGATGATTGGAGATGCTGATGCTATACCCGCAACAGCGAGTAAATCGGCGGATGTTACAAAGCAAGCTGCAACAGGATCCATCATTGATGAAGACCAATTGGCTTTGCGCAATGAAGAAGCCAGAAAACAAGCTGAGCTGATGGCACGCCAAGCTGAGGAAGTAAGACAAAAAAGAGAGCGCAAAAGCACTGAGGCAACTGATCATGCACAAAAGAAAGCTACCAAGGCAGAAATAATTACTGAAACGAACTCGGCAACAATCAATCCACAGCCTTCAGAGACTACTCAACCCATCACGGATGCACACCTAAGCACCGCAAAGAACAATGAAATTGAACAACCGGGCAATATAGATTCACAATCCAGCCCGACTGGCGGGACATTACATAAACCTATAGTAAAAGCTGAAGAAAAAACAGATAAGAAAAAGAAACAAGCTAAGCAAGTCATCTGGAAAGATGAGAATACCAAAAAACGGGGTGTTAAAACCCACGGCGATCTTACTGGCGGACAAGGCTGGAGAACCCGTAGAGATAAACATAGCAAGCCTGTTCATGCGGAAGAACAGAATATTCATGGATTTTTCGCTCCGACAGAGCCGATTGTGCGCGACATTATGGTTCCGGAAACCATTTCGGTAGGCGCACTTGCACAGAAAATGTCAGTTAAAGCTGCTGATGTTATTAAAGTATTGATGAAAATGGGCAGCATGGTGACGATCAATCAGATGTTAGATCAAGATACTGCCATGATCGTTGTGGAAGAAATGGGACATACTGCAAAATATGCCGAAATGGATAATCCCGAAACTTTCCTGGCCGACCGTGAATCTTCCATTACTGAAGCAGAATTGGTTGCACGCGCTCCTGTAGTCACAGTTATGGGTCATGTTGATCATGGAAAAACTTCACTGTTGGACTACATTCGTCGCACGCGTGTTGCTGGCGGAGAAGCTGGCGGCATTACCCAACATATCGGTGCTTACCATGTAGAAACTGATCACGGTATGATCACCTTCTTGGACACACCCGGCCATGAAGCATTTACCGCAATGCGCGCACGTGGTACTAAAATTACCGATATCGTTATTCTCGTAGTCGCCGCTGATGACGGCGTTATGCCTCAAACTATTGAAGCGATCCATCATGCAAAAGCGGCAAAACTGCCTATTATTGTAGCAATCAATAAAATTGATAAGCCTGATGCGAATGCTGAACGCATTAGACAGGAATTGATTGCCCACGAGGTCTTACCTGAAGAGTGGGGAGGCGATACCATGTTCGTTGAAGTTTCGGCCAAAACAGGTCAAGGCATTGATACCTTACTGGAAACCATATTACTACAAGCTGAAGTATTGGAACTCAAAGCACCGATCAATACCCCTGCCAAAGGGGTCGTGATTGAATCACGTCTGGATAAAGGTCGTGGCCCCGTCGCTACAATTCTGGTGCAATCAGGAATGCTGAAACGTGGCGATGCGCTGCTGGCTGGCGCGGTGTTTGGGAAAGTGCGGGCCATGAATGATGAAAATGGGAAAGCAATTAAACAAGCAGGAACATCTATTCCGGTCGAAATTCAGGGCTTATCCGAAGTTCCTGAAGCGGGCGAGACAGTTCTTGCATTGGATGACGAACGAAAAGCACGAGAAATCGCATTATTCCGGCAAGGTAAATACCGGGATGTGAAACTTGCCAAACAGCAGGCCGCAAAACTCGAAAACGTTTTTGATCAGCAAGAAGATGTGAAAATACTATCATTGATCATCAAAGCGGATGTCCAGGGATCCTGCGGCGCATTGGCGTATGCCTTACAAAAACTTGCAACTGATGAAGTTAAGGTCAATATTATTCACAGCGCAGTGGGCGCGATTATTGAATCAGATGTGAATCTGTCGTTAGCTTCAAAAGCTGTGATAATTGGCTTTAATGTTCGCGCAGATGCAGGTGCGCGCAAATTAATAGCTTCCAACGGCGTGGATGTGCGTTATTACAATATCATTTACGAAGCCGTTGAAGAAATAAAAGCCGCACTCTCAGGATTAATGTCACCTGAACGCAAAGAAAGTATTCTAGGTTTGATTGATATTCGTGAAATCTATCGCATACCTAAAGTAGGCGCAGTAGCCGGATGCTACGTATTGGATGGCATCGTCAAGAGGAATTCTTTAGTCAGAGTATTACGCGATGGCTTAGTAATTCACAGCTGCGAACTCGATTCACTGAAGCGCTTTAAAGATGATGTTAAAGAAGTTAGAGAAGGCTTTGAATGTGGTTTATCACTCAAGAATTTTAATGATATTCAAGTAGGCGATCAATTGGAAGTCTATGAAATTGTCGAAACTGCACGCTTCCTATAG